Proteins from a single region of Allocatelliglobosispora scoriae:
- a CDS encoding helix-turn-helix transcriptional regulator, whose protein sequence is MERADLVHLRRARDRMDRDYARPLDVAALAREALMSPGHFSRSFRTAFGETPYSYLMTRRIERAKALLRRGDMSVTDVCMAVGCSSLGSFSSRFTELVGETPSAYRARGHSELSSLPACIAKIVTRPVRSREGRPVGPAVA, encoded by the coding sequence ATGGAACGTGCCGACCTGGTCCACCTGCGCCGGGCCCGGGACCGGATGGATCGCGACTACGCCCGCCCGCTCGACGTGGCAGCCCTCGCCCGGGAGGCGCTCATGTCGCCCGGCCACTTCTCCCGCAGCTTCCGGACGGCGTTCGGCGAGACTCCGTACTCGTACCTGATGACCCGCCGCATCGAGCGGGCGAAGGCCCTGCTGCGCCGGGGCGACATGTCCGTCACCGACGTCTGCATGGCCGTCGGCTGCTCCTCGCTCGGCTCGTTCAGCTCGCGCTTCACCGAGCTGGTGGGGGAGACGCCGAGCGCCTACCGGGCTCGCGGCCACTCCGAGCTCTCCTCGCTGCCGGCCTGCATCGCGAAGATCGTCACGCGGCCGGTCCGGAGCAGAGAAGGTCGCCCGGTCGGCCCTGCCGTAGCGTGA
- a CDS encoding 1-deoxy-D-xylulose-5-phosphate synthase, with product MAALPDLALLSRVTGPADVRRMRPDELPALAREIRDFLIDRVAASGGHLGSNLGLVEVSIALHRVFRSPTDTLLFDTGHQAYVHKLLTGRAERFDRLRQADGLSGYPSRAESEHDVIENSHASTAVAYADGLAKALELRGDTDRRVVAVLGDGALTGGLAYESLNNLGGAPERPVIVVLNDNGRSYGPTIGGIADHLSELRTISSAEDGNFFTHLGLAYVGPVDGHDEPAVERALRQARDLGGPVVVHCVTRKGYGYAHAENDELENFHAVGVIDVATGNPYREVDETWTDVFAQELCHLGQSRPDLVAITAAMGGPTGLLQFATKFPERYFDTGIAEQHAMASAAGLVLAGAHPVVAIYSTFLNRALDQLLMDVAMHRSPVTVVLDRAGITGPDGASHHGIWDLALLGMVPGLRVAAPRDPQRLRDLLAEAIGVGDGPTVLRFPKAVAGADIAAVDTVHGMDVLAVPGDLPADVLLVGVGVLAGECLRAAELLAAHGIGATVVDPRWVLPVNPALPGLAARHALVVAVEDGTRVGGVGAGIAQACADADVTTPVRNLGLPRSFIEHGSRADLLAAAGLTPQGITDLVLRLHRRPTQ from the coding sequence GTGGCAGCGTTGCCCGACCTGGCCCTGTTGAGCAGGGTCACCGGTCCAGCAGATGTACGCCGAATGCGACCCGACGAGCTGCCCGCACTGGCGCGGGAGATCCGGGACTTCCTCATCGACCGGGTGGCGGCCTCCGGTGGCCACCTCGGTTCCAACCTGGGCCTGGTCGAGGTGTCGATCGCCCTGCACCGGGTGTTCCGCTCGCCGACCGACACCCTGCTCTTCGACACCGGGCACCAGGCCTATGTGCACAAGCTGCTCACCGGCCGGGCGGAGCGGTTCGACCGGTTGCGGCAGGCCGACGGCTTGTCCGGCTACCCGTCGCGCGCCGAATCCGAGCACGACGTCATCGAGAACTCGCACGCGTCCACCGCCGTGGCGTACGCGGACGGGTTGGCGAAGGCTCTGGAACTTCGGGGTGACACCGACCGCCGCGTGGTCGCCGTGCTCGGCGACGGCGCGCTCACCGGCGGCCTGGCCTATGAGTCGCTGAACAACCTCGGCGGGGCGCCGGAGCGGCCGGTCATCGTCGTGCTCAACGACAACGGGCGCTCCTACGGCCCCACGATCGGCGGGATCGCCGACCACCTGTCCGAGCTGCGCACCATCTCGTCGGCGGAGGACGGCAACTTCTTCACCCACCTGGGGCTGGCCTATGTCGGGCCGGTGGACGGGCACGACGAGCCGGCGGTGGAGCGCGCGCTGCGGCAGGCCCGCGACCTCGGCGGACCGGTGGTGGTGCACTGCGTGACCCGCAAGGGCTACGGCTACGCCCACGCCGAGAACGACGAGCTGGAGAACTTCCACGCCGTCGGGGTGATCGACGTGGCGACCGGCAATCCGTACCGGGAGGTCGACGAGACCTGGACCGACGTGTTCGCGCAGGAGCTGTGCCACCTCGGGCAGTCCCGCCCGGACCTGGTGGCGATCACCGCGGCGATGGGCGGCCCGACGGGACTGCTGCAGTTCGCGACGAAGTTCCCGGAGCGGTATTTCGACACCGGCATCGCCGAGCAGCACGCGATGGCGTCGGCCGCCGGACTCGTGCTCGCCGGGGCGCACCCGGTCGTCGCGATCTACTCGACGTTCCTGAACCGGGCACTCGACCAGCTCCTGATGGACGTCGCGATGCACCGGTCGCCGGTGACCGTCGTCCTGGACCGGGCCGGGATCACCGGGCCCGACGGGGCCAGCCACCACGGCATCTGGGACCTGGCGCTGCTGGGCATGGTCCCCGGGCTGCGGGTCGCCGCCCCACGCGACCCGCAGCGGCTGCGGGACCTGCTCGCCGAGGCGATCGGGGTCGGCGACGGGCCGACCGTGCTGCGCTTCCCGAAGGCCGTCGCCGGTGCCGACATCGCCGCCGTCGACACGGTGCACGGCATGGACGTGCTGGCCGTGCCCGGCGACCTCCCCGCCGACGTGCTCCTGGTGGGGGTCGGCGTCCTGGCGGGGGAGTGCCTGCGGGCGGCCGAGCTGCTCGCGGCGCACGGGATCGGCGCCACCGTCGTCGATCCGCGCTGGGTGCTGCCGGTCAACCCCGCCCTGCCCGGCCTCGCCGCCCGGCACGCGCTGGTCGTCGCCGTCGAGGACGGTACGCGGGTCGGCGGCGTCGGGGCCGGGATCGCCCAGGCCTGCGCCGACGCCGATGTCACCACCCCTGTCCGCAACCTCGGCCTGCCCCGCTCCTTCATCGAGCACGGCAGCCGGGCCGACCTGCTCGCCGCCGCCGGGCTCACCCCGCAGGGCATCACCGACCTGGTGCTGCGCCTGCACCGCCGACCGACACAGTAA
- a CDS encoding S1 family peptidase, with protein MRRSLLAALAAAALLTAPAPAAQAAPAAPQSAQALLSSVHTPGIAWTVDPTTGITTVTLDDTVTAAQAASLRAGTQHAGVVIRREHGTLRTLLAGGDPVYGTSARCSLGANARKGTTYYMITAGHCTTTSATWWTNSARTIAIGTRTATSFPLNDYGAVRYTNTALTHPSAVNTYPGLLTINGVGTPYVGQTVCRSGATTGVRCGTITALNATVNYAEGTVSGLIRTNICAEPGDSGGPLYVPSTGLILGILSGGSGNCTSGGVTYYQPLAEILAALGLSIP; from the coding sequence ATGCGCCGTTCCCTCCTCGCCGCCCTAGCCGCAGCCGCCCTGCTCACCGCGCCGGCACCGGCCGCTCAGGCCGCGCCCGCCGCGCCGCAGTCCGCGCAGGCACTGCTCAGCTCCGTGCACACCCCCGGCATCGCCTGGACGGTCGACCCCACGACCGGCATCACGACCGTCACCCTCGACGACACCGTCACCGCGGCGCAGGCCGCGTCGCTGCGGGCGGGCACGCAGCACGCCGGGGTGGTGATCCGCCGCGAGCACGGCACCCTGCGGACGCTGCTCGCCGGCGGCGACCCCGTCTACGGCACGTCCGCGCGGTGCTCGCTCGGCGCCAACGCCCGCAAGGGCACCACCTACTACATGATCACCGCCGGGCACTGCACCACCACGTCGGCGACCTGGTGGACCAACTCCGCGCGGACGATCGCGATCGGCACCCGCACCGCCACGAGCTTCCCGCTCAACGACTACGGCGCGGTGCGCTACACCAACACGGCGCTCACCCACCCCAGTGCCGTCAACACCTACCCGGGGCTGCTCACGATCAACGGGGTCGGCACTCCCTACGTCGGGCAGACGGTGTGCCGCAGCGGTGCCACCACCGGTGTCCGCTGCGGGACCATCACCGCGCTCAACGCCACCGTCAACTACGCCGAGGGCACCGTCTCCGGCCTGATCCGCACCAACATCTGCGCCGAGCCGGGCGACAGCGGCGGCCCCCTCTACGTCCCGTCGACCGGGCTGATCCTGGGGATCCTGTCGGGCGGCAGCGGCAACTGCACCAGCGGCGGCGTCACCTATTACCAGCCCCTGGCGGAGATCCTCGCCGCGCTCGGCCTCAGCATCCCCTGA
- the ispG gene encoding flavodoxin-dependent (E)-4-hydroxy-3-methylbut-2-enyl-diphosphate synthase, translated as MTAISLGMPPSAPRVLADRRISRRLMVGRVPVGGDAPVSVQSMTTTLTSDVDATLQQIAQLAAAGCQIVRVAVPSQDDADALAVIARKSTLPVIADIHFQPKYVFAAIDAGCAAVRVNPGNIKKFDDKVGDIARAARDAGIPIRIGVNAGSLDERLLAKYGRATPEALVESALWECSLFEEHGFTDIKISVKHHSPLVMVAAYRQLAAACDYPLHLGVTEAGPLMQGTIKSASAFAILLAEGIGDTIRVSLSAPPVEEVKVGIGILESLGLRPHRLEIVSCPSCGRAQVDVYKLAEEVTAGLEGLPYPLRVAVMGCVVNGPGEAREADLGVASGNGKGQIFVQGEVIATVPESQIVETLIEEALKLAARLQLEESDDATPEVLVAA; from the coding sequence GTGACCGCCATCTCCCTGGGCATGCCCCCTTCCGCTCCGCGCGTCCTGGCCGACCGGCGGATCTCCCGCCGGCTCATGGTGGGCCGGGTCCCCGTCGGGGGCGACGCCCCCGTCAGCGTCCAGTCCATGACCACCACGCTCACCTCGGACGTCGACGCCACGCTCCAGCAGATCGCGCAGCTCGCCGCCGCCGGGTGCCAGATCGTCCGGGTCGCCGTCCCCAGCCAGGACGACGCCGACGCGCTGGCGGTGATCGCCCGCAAGTCCACGCTGCCGGTGATCGCCGACATCCACTTCCAGCCGAAATACGTCTTCGCCGCCATCGACGCGGGCTGCGCCGCCGTGCGCGTCAATCCCGGCAACATCAAGAAGTTCGACGACAAGGTCGGCGACATCGCCCGGGCCGCCCGCGACGCCGGGATCCCGATCCGGATCGGCGTCAACGCGGGCTCCCTCGACGAGCGCCTGCTCGCGAAGTACGGCCGGGCCACGCCGGAGGCGCTCGTCGAGTCGGCGCTGTGGGAGTGCTCCCTGTTCGAGGAGCACGGGTTCACCGACATCAAGATCTCGGTCAAGCACCACAGCCCGCTCGTCATGGTCGCGGCCTACCGGCAGCTCGCCGCCGCCTGCGACTACCCGCTGCACCTCGGTGTCACCGAGGCCGGACCGCTGATGCAGGGCACCATCAAGTCCGCGAGCGCCTTCGCGATCCTGCTCGCCGAGGGCATCGGCGACACGATCCGGGTCTCGCTGTCGGCCCCGCCGGTCGAGGAGGTCAAGGTCGGCATCGGGATCCTGGAATCCCTCGGCCTGCGTCCGCACCGGCTGGAGATCGTCTCCTGCCCCTCGTGCGGGCGGGCCCAGGTCGACGTCTACAAGCTCGCCGAGGAGGTCACGGCCGGGCTGGAAGGGCTGCCCTATCCGTTGCGGGTGGCGGTGATGGGCTGCGTCGTCAACGGTCCCGGCGAGGCGCGCGAGGCCGACCTCGGTGTCGCCTCCGGCAACGGCAAGGGGCAGATCTTCGTCCAGGGCGAGGTCATCGCGACCGTACCCGAATCCCAGATCGTCGAGACCCTCATCGAGGAGGCCCTCAAGCTCGCCGCCCGCCTCCAGCTCGAGGAGAGCGACGACGCGACCCCGGAAGTCCTGGTCGCCGCCTGA
- a CDS encoding pectate lyase family protein — MKRAVALRLLAAGAAAATAAAIGMALPMTQASAAVGAATGFASVNGGTTGGAGGATVRATTGTAIHTALCTRASSSTPIIIEVVGTINHGNTAKVSGNSCNTAAGVIELKEISNVTIIGVGGGAVFDQLGIHIRDSSNIIIQNVTVRNVKKSGSPTSNGGDAIGMESTVRNIWVDHVTLEASGGESEGFDGLFDMKDNVQYVTLSYAILRNSGRGGLIGSSESDRSNGFITFHHNYYSNIDSRTPLLRGGVAHIYNNYYENLHESGINSRAGAKAKVDSNYFKDSKDILGTFYTSEAGTWQTSGNILDNVTWSAVGSENNPAGPSMPSTTTVSIPYSYSLDGASCVPAIVRQTAGANTGLQTSNGSCTPQSPPASPSRTASPSASPSPSRSTTPSPSPSTSQPTGTNLSIGAGADGSSKGGGTSYGNVLDGSMTTFWSPSGTTGEISIKWSSAKSISRINIREASGATGLIGAWQVVNADTGAVLKSGSGAGVITFSATSLKKITFKITSASGTPKVAEYETYAL; from the coding sequence ATGAAACGAGCAGTCGCACTGCGACTCCTGGCAGCCGGGGCCGCAGCGGCCACCGCCGCGGCGATCGGCATGGCCCTGCCGATGACCCAGGCCTCGGCCGCCGTCGGCGCGGCCACCGGCTTCGCGTCCGTCAACGGCGGAACCACCGGCGGCGCGGGCGGCGCGACGGTCCGGGCCACCACCGGCACCGCCATCCACACCGCCCTGTGCACCCGGGCCAGCAGCAGCACCCCGATCATCATCGAGGTCGTGGGGACCATCAACCACGGCAACACCGCCAAGGTGTCGGGCAACAGCTGCAACACCGCCGCCGGTGTGATCGAGCTCAAGGAGATCAGCAACGTCACGATCATCGGGGTCGGCGGCGGAGCGGTCTTCGACCAGCTCGGCATCCACATCCGCGACTCCAGCAACATCATCATCCAGAACGTGACGGTCCGGAACGTCAAGAAGTCCGGCTCGCCCACCTCCAACGGCGGCGACGCGATCGGCATGGAGAGCACCGTCCGCAACATCTGGGTCGACCACGTCACCCTGGAGGCCTCGGGCGGCGAGTCGGAGGGATTCGACGGCCTCTTCGACATGAAGGACAACGTCCAGTACGTCACGCTCTCCTACGCCATCCTGCGCAACTCCGGCCGCGGCGGCCTGATCGGGTCGAGCGAGAGCGACCGGTCCAACGGCTTCATCACGTTCCACCACAACTACTACAGCAACATCGACTCGCGTACGCCGCTGCTGCGCGGCGGTGTGGCGCACATCTACAACAACTACTACGAGAACCTGCACGAGTCCGGCATCAACTCCCGGGCCGGTGCCAAGGCCAAGGTGGACAGCAACTACTTCAAGGACTCCAAGGACATCCTCGGCACCTTCTACACCAGCGAGGCCGGCACCTGGCAGACCAGCGGCAACATCCTGGACAACGTGACCTGGTCCGCGGTCGGCAGCGAGAACAACCCGGCCGGTCCGAGCATGCCGTCCACCACCACGGTCAGCATCCCCTACTCCTACAGCCTCGACGGTGCGAGCTGCGTGCCGGCCATCGTCCGCCAGACCGCGGGCGCCAACACCGGCCTGCAGACGTCGAACGGCAGCTGCACGCCGCAGTCGCCGCCGGCCAGCCCGTCGCGGACCGCCAGCCCGTCGGCGTCGCCCAGCCCGTCGCGGTCGACCACCCCGTCGCCGTCGCCCTCGACCAGCCAGCCCACCGGCACCAACCTCAGCATCGGCGCCGGTGCCGACGGCTCCAGCAAGGGCGGCGGGACGAGCTACGGCAACGTCCTCGACGGCAGCATGACGACCTTCTGGTCGCCGTCCGGCACGACCGGTGAGATCTCGATCAAGTGGAGCTCCGCCAAGTCGATCTCGCGGATCAACATCCGCGAGGCCTCCGGCGCCACCGGCCTCATCGGGGCCTGGCAGGTCGTCAACGCCGACACCGGCGCGGTGCTGAAGTCCGGCAGCGGGGCGGGCGTCATCACCTTCTCGGCCACGTCGCTGAAGAAGATCACATTCAAGATCACAAGCGCGTCGGGTACGCCGAAGGTCGCCGAGTACGAGACCTACGCGCTCTAG
- a CDS encoding permease prefix domain 1-containing protein yields MTDDVVEGQIAQWRAFVQRRRELQQPDADELEDHLRSTIAELIEAGLRPDEAFLVAVKRMGGLDELSREFAREHSDRLWKQLVLAGDTGRSKSGWLGWLPMVVCAGIAAIAVKVPSLFGVDFDDDFWTRNFALFGLIPLAAFFAWTRRMKPLGIGVLVLLFTLGAVGANVFAQDARGTEDFSVEGLTAVHLPLALWLVVGFAYVGGEWLSAQRRMDFIRFTGEAFIYFVLIGLGGGVLTGITYATFQAIGVDVDPFVTKWLVPCGMVAAVVVAGWLVEAKQSVVENMAPVLTRLFTPLFTVVLIALVVAFTISKGGIDVTRDVLILFNVVLIVVLGLILYSISARDPMAKPGIFDRLQLALVISALVIDVLVLIAVYGRTGDAFGYTPNRVAALGLNVILFANLAWSAVLLGGFLGGKSPFRRLERWQTDYLLVYAGWAWIVVFAFPPIFGYA; encoded by the coding sequence GTGACCGACGATGTCGTGGAAGGGCAGATCGCGCAGTGGCGCGCGTTCGTCCAGCGGCGCCGCGAGCTGCAACAGCCCGACGCCGACGAGCTCGAAGACCACCTGCGGTCCACCATCGCCGAGCTCATCGAGGCGGGACTGCGCCCCGACGAGGCGTTCCTCGTCGCGGTGAAGCGGATGGGCGGCCTCGACGAGCTGTCCCGGGAGTTCGCGCGGGAGCACTCCGACCGGCTGTGGAAGCAGCTCGTCCTCGCCGGTGACACCGGCAGGTCGAAGTCCGGCTGGCTGGGCTGGCTGCCGATGGTGGTGTGCGCGGGGATCGCGGCGATCGCGGTCAAGGTGCCGTCCCTGTTCGGCGTCGACTTCGACGACGACTTCTGGACGCGCAACTTCGCGCTCTTCGGACTGATCCCGCTGGCGGCGTTCTTCGCCTGGACCCGCCGGATGAAGCCGCTGGGCATCGGCGTCCTGGTGCTGCTGTTCACGCTCGGTGCCGTCGGCGCCAACGTGTTCGCCCAGGATGCGCGCGGCACCGAGGACTTCTCCGTGGAGGGCCTCACCGCCGTCCACCTGCCGCTGGCACTGTGGCTGGTGGTGGGGTTCGCCTACGTCGGCGGGGAGTGGCTCTCGGCCCAGCGGCGGATGGACTTCATCAGATTCACCGGCGAGGCGTTCATCTATTTCGTCCTGATCGGGCTCGGCGGCGGAGTGCTCACCGGCATCACCTACGCCACCTTCCAGGCGATCGGCGTCGACGTCGACCCCTTCGTCACGAAGTGGCTCGTCCCCTGCGGGATGGTCGCCGCCGTGGTCGTCGCGGGCTGGCTGGTCGAGGCGAAGCAGAGCGTCGTGGAGAACATGGCGCCGGTCCTGACCCGGCTGTTCACCCCGCTGTTCACGGTGGTCCTCATCGCGCTCGTCGTCGCGTTCACCATCTCCAAGGGCGGCATCGACGTCACCCGCGACGTCCTGATCCTGTTCAACGTGGTGCTCATCGTGGTGCTCGGGCTGATCCTCTACTCGATCTCCGCCCGCGACCCCATGGCCAAGCCCGGGATCTTCGACCGGCTCCAGCTCGCCCTCGTCATCAGCGCGCTCGTCATCGACGTGCTGGTGCTGATCGCGGTCTACGGGCGTACCGGTGACGCCTTCGGCTACACCCCCAACCGGGTGGCGGCGCTGGGCCTCAACGTCATCCTCTTCGCCAATCTCGCCTGGTCGGCGGTGCTGCTCGGCGGCTTCCTCGGCGGGAAGTCACCGTTCCGGCGGCTGGAGCGGTGGCAGACCGACTACCTGCTGGTCTACGCCGGTTGGGCATGGATCGTGGTGTTCGCCTTCCCGCCGATCTTCGGCTACGCCTGA
- a CDS encoding cytochrome P450 family protein, with product MSQHESSRVALATEVFGNPAALFTALGSRSPLHRVTLPDGQAAVMVTGNREAREALNDPRLVRSIEAAAPELRMFHPLAHDEYKMPQHMLFADPPNHARLRRLVSKAFTRPRVKEMRARVQEITDELIDVIAPKGSADLVPTLTQPLSVAVISEMLGVPAQDRAEFAHHATLMTGINAFSDFAAVIAANQWLDASLTELAARRRVEPADDLLSAMVAAQVDDDQLTDLEVKSNALLLLIAGFETTMNLIANGIVALLTHPEALAALRADPSLMPNAVDEMLRYDPPGSTVTYYYAAERTEIAGFAIEPGEQVVISVAAANHDPAVFTDPSRFDIHRNTGQMLSFSHGIHFCLGAPLARLEAEVAFTTVLRRLPDLALAVPVQELTWNQSYHLHRMDALPVTFTV from the coding sequence ATGTCTCAGCACGAAAGCTCCCGGGTGGCGCTCGCCACCGAGGTGTTCGGCAATCCCGCCGCGCTCTTCACGGCGCTTGGCAGCCGCTCGCCGCTGCACCGGGTCACGCTCCCCGACGGGCAGGCGGCGGTCATGGTCACCGGCAACCGCGAGGCCCGCGAGGCGCTCAACGACCCCCGCCTGGTACGCAGTATCGAAGCCGCCGCGCCCGAACTGCGCATGTTCCACCCCCTCGCCCATGACGAGTACAAGATGCCGCAGCACATGCTCTTCGCGGACCCGCCGAACCACGCCCGGCTGCGCCGCCTCGTCTCCAAGGCGTTCACCCGCCCCCGGGTGAAGGAGATGCGGGCCCGGGTCCAGGAGATCACCGACGAGCTGATCGACGTCATCGCGCCGAAGGGCAGCGCCGACCTCGTACCGACGCTGACCCAGCCGCTCTCCGTCGCGGTGATCAGCGAGATGCTCGGCGTACCGGCGCAGGACCGCGCCGAGTTCGCCCACCACGCGACCCTCATGACCGGCATCAACGCGTTCTCCGACTTCGCCGCGGTCATCGCCGCCAACCAGTGGCTGGACGCGTCCCTGACGGAGCTCGCGGCCCGCCGCCGGGTCGAGCCCGCCGACGACCTCCTCTCGGCGATGGTCGCCGCCCAGGTCGACGACGACCAGCTCACCGACCTGGAGGTGAAGTCCAACGCGCTGCTGCTGCTCATCGCCGGGTTCGAGACGACGATGAACCTGATCGCCAACGGCATCGTCGCGCTGCTGACCCACCCCGAGGCGCTGGCGGCGCTGCGGGCGGACCCGTCGCTGATGCCGAACGCGGTCGACGAGATGCTCCGCTACGACCCCCCGGGCTCCACGGTGACCTACTACTACGCCGCGGAGCGCACCGAGATCGCCGGGTTCGCGATCGAGCCGGGCGAGCAGGTGGTGATCTCGGTGGCCGCCGCCAACCACGACCCGGCGGTCTTCACGGACCCGTCGCGGTTCGACATCCACCGCAACACCGGCCAGATGCTCAGCTTCAGCCACGGCATCCACTTCTGCCTCGGCGCGCCGCTCGCCCGGCTGGAGGCGGAGGTCGCCTTCACCACCGTGCTGCGCCGGCTGCCGGACCTGGCCCTGGCGGTCCCGGTGCAGGAGCTGACCTGGAACCAGAGCTACCACCTGCACCGCATGGACGCCCTGCCGGTGACCTTCACCGTGTGA
- a CDS encoding D-alanyl-D-alanine carboxypeptidase family protein → MVSYRSARWGKLIALLLSAALATPVALVGVPAAAMDPARVAPIPCPKAVAPKVSRPPRPSPPATDPQQAAVGGEGLATTGLVVPPGVPGPPANTAISWIVADLDTGAVLGACGAHEYGTPASVQKLLLAATFLSRLDPKQVVTITHADVDIPLDSSAVGLIEGGHYSIETLWLGLLLQSGNDAANTLARLGGGTALGGVEAMNAEAARLGALQTHAVSPSGYDGRGQFTSAYDLALIARACFADETFVRYALTRTTNMPAQPPKHPKGYQIQNENKLIYGYAGALGGKTGFTSLARHTYVGAAERNGRRLVVTLLGAEPRPQRGWQQGAALLDWGFSLPADASVGELVQPGNLSSTQAPGSPQPAAAAAASGGGWTWVFALVAGLAVAGFTVAAGLILRGRRPRRG, encoded by the coding sequence ATGGTCTCGTACAGGTCCGCCCGGTGGGGGAAGCTGATCGCGCTGCTGCTCAGCGCAGCTCTCGCCACCCCCGTGGCATTGGTGGGCGTCCCTGCGGCCGCGATGGATCCGGCCCGGGTGGCGCCGATTCCGTGCCCGAAGGCCGTCGCGCCGAAGGTGTCCCGCCCGCCCCGCCCCTCACCGCCCGCCACGGATCCGCAGCAGGCCGCCGTGGGCGGCGAAGGGCTGGCGACGACGGGCCTCGTCGTCCCGCCCGGCGTACCAGGCCCGCCCGCCAACACCGCGATCTCCTGGATCGTCGCCGACCTCGACACCGGCGCGGTGCTGGGAGCCTGCGGCGCGCACGAGTACGGCACCCCGGCGAGCGTGCAGAAGCTGCTCCTGGCGGCCACGTTCCTGAGCAGGCTGGATCCGAAGCAGGTCGTCACCATCACCCACGCCGACGTCGACATCCCCTTGGACAGCTCGGCGGTCGGCCTGATCGAGGGCGGCCACTACTCGATCGAGACGCTGTGGCTGGGTCTGCTGCTGCAGTCGGGCAACGACGCCGCCAACACGCTGGCCCGGCTGGGCGGCGGCACCGCGCTCGGCGGCGTCGAGGCGATGAACGCCGAAGCGGCCCGGCTCGGTGCGCTGCAGACGCACGCGGTGAGCCCGTCCGGCTACGACGGCCGCGGCCAGTTCACCAGCGCGTACGACCTGGCGCTGATCGCCCGGGCGTGCTTCGCCGACGAGACCTTCGTGCGCTACGCGCTGACGCGGACCACGAACATGCCGGCCCAGCCCCCGAAGCACCCCAAGGGCTACCAGATCCAGAACGAGAACAAGCTCATCTACGGGTACGCCGGCGCGCTCGGCGGCAAGACCGGCTTCACGTCGCTGGCCCGCCACACCTATGTCGGCGCGGCGGAGCGCAACGGCCGCCGACTCGTCGTGACGCTGCTCGGTGCCGAACCTCGACCGCAGCGCGGCTGGCAGCAGGGTGCCGCGCTGCTGGACTGGGGCTTCAGCCTGCCCGCCGATGCTTCCGTGGGCGAGCTCGTCCAGCCGGGCAACCTGTCGTCGACCCAGGCGCCGGGGTCACCGCAGCCCGCGGCTGCCGCTGCGGCATCCGGCGGCGGGTGGACGTGGGTGTTCGCCCTCGTCGCGGGACTGGCGGTGGCGGGATTCACCGTCGCGGCCGGGCTGATCCTGCGCGGCCGCCGACCCCGGCGAGGCTAG
- a CDS encoding VOC family protein — translation MDIRLSHTFLAVDDPDKSVEFYRDVLGLEVRNDVGYEKMRWITIGSPSQPEVDIVLEPPAANPNMSPQDKDAVADLMAKGLYGTVVFWTDNCDETFERVLAAGADVIQEPMDQPYGVRDCAFRDPAGNQVRFTEAKR, via the coding sequence ATGGATATCAGACTCTCGCATACCTTCCTGGCGGTGGACGATCCCGACAAGTCCGTCGAGTTCTACCGCGACGTTCTCGGCCTGGAGGTCCGCAACGACGTCGGCTACGAGAAGATGCGCTGGATCACCATCGGCTCGCCGTCCCAGCCGGAGGTCGACATCGTGCTCGAACCCCCGGCTGCGAACCCGAACATGTCGCCGCAGGACAAGGATGCCGTGGCCGACCTGATGGCGAAGGGCCTCTACGGCACCGTCGTGTTCTGGACGGACAACTGCGACGAGACCTTCGAGCGCGTCCTGGCCGCCGGTGCCGATGTCATCCAGGAGCCGATGGACCAGCCCTACGGCGTACGCGACTGCGCCTTCCGGGACCCGGCCGGCAACCAGGTCCGGTTCACGGAGGCGAAGCGCTGA
- a CDS encoding PadR family transcriptional regulator: protein MRLTKDLVAAAATPLVLAILAKGESYGYAILKQVNELSGGELDWTEGMLYPLLHRLERLGHVASVWRETDGARRRRYYLITDQGRAELAEQRRQWTTVMDTLKGAWHTTTHPLLEA, encoded by the coding sequence GTGCGTCTGACCAAGGATCTCGTCGCCGCTGCGGCCACTCCGCTGGTGCTGGCCATCCTCGCCAAGGGCGAAAGCTACGGATACGCCATCCTCAAGCAGGTCAACGAGCTCTCCGGTGGCGAGCTCGACTGGACCGAGGGGATGCTCTACCCGCTGCTGCACCGCCTGGAGCGGCTCGGCCATGTCGCATCCGTCTGGCGCGAGACGGATGGCGCCCGCCGCCGCAGGTATTACCTCATCACCGACCAGGGCCGCGCCGAGCTCGCCGAGCAGCGGCGGCAATGGACCACGGTCATGGACACCCTGAAGGGTGCCTGGCACACCACCACCCACCCACTGCTGGAGGCATGA